AACCCCGACATTCTTAAAGTCAGGGGACAAAAAATCAGCATAAACAATATCGGGCGCAGCGATACAATCTGATGTAAAAGTACGGCAGAGGCCGACAGAGTGAAAACGACTCGCACTTGATAACGAGCGATGAAGCGCCCCCCCAACTAATCCATTAGCCCCTGTCACAAGAACGTGCATGACATATACCTAGGTTCTGTACGAAAAGTACTGTCGTAGGCACCGCAGCGTGCAAGCCAGCGTGACCATTGCGGCAAAACTTCTTGCCAGCTTGTCGTAGCGAGTGCCGATTCTGCGGCTCTCCTTCAGCCAGCCGAACATCCGCTCGATAATGTTGCGCTGTCGGTATTTCGGGCGGTCGAACAGCCTTGGTAGTCCCGGCTTGGGCTTGCGTTTCATGGTTCGCAGCGGAATCACAGGCTGCATCCGGTAACGGTCGCAGTACTGACGCAAGTGCTCGGCATCGTAGCCCTTGTCTGCCAACAGCCAGCGGCAGCGCTTGCGAGGTCGGCCTGGCTTGCCGGGGATACGAACCTGATCCAGGAGTGCCTGAGCATTCGAGATGTCGCTGGCCTGGCCCGGCGACAGCAAAAAGCGCAGAGGCACGCCGTTGGCATCGCAGAGCATATGAATCTTGGTGGTCAGGCCACCTCGGCTACGTCCCAACGCATGGTCTACCGGCTCTTCTGGCCCCCCTTTTTCCCGGCGCCAGAAGAGGCTCGGGTTGCTCGTACCGCTGTCGAGTCGATCATCCAGGTATCCAGATCAATCAGTCCTTCCTGATTCAATCGAATCTGCAAACGCTCAAGAACTTGGTCGAACGTACCGTCATCCCGCCAGTCACGAAACCGTTGATACACCGTCGACCATGGGCCAAACCGCTCTGGCAGGTCACGCCAAGCTGCGCCTGAGCACAGGATCCAGAGGAGGCCGTTGAGCATCAGCCGGTCATCACTGCGAGGTCGCCCCATTTTCTGCTCGGGGGAAACCAGATCCGCGATCAGCTCCCAAGCTGCATCCGGGAGTTCGTAACGCTTTGCCATGCGGGCCTCCAGCCGGTCATGGCGCCGATTCTACCCGTTCGGACTTTTCGTACAGAACCTAGATACGTTTAAAAAGCATAGCCAGCCACAACCCCAAATTATCTAATGACGACTGCCGGAAGACGCCAGATTTTTTAAAAGCGACCAAACGCTTCATCACCCCCCCCTCACGCCCTTGCAAAAAGGCATCATACACAGAACGATTCAGCGGAGTCATTTCGTCTTTAAAATAATTCAAAACCTCTATATTCGAATCAGACCACCCCTTAAATCGCCCCGCAAGCAGTTGCCGCATACGAGACAATCGATTTAGAAATGAGTTATTTGCTCCGACCAAATTCGCACCATGCTGTCGATAGCGCAAACATGGATAGGCATCATAAATCACGCGACCGCCACAAGCAGTTACCAATAAATAGGCAAGCCAGTCATGAGAAACAATATTCAACCCCGACGGGACCTTTACCAGCAGGTCGCGCGCCGCCCGATTCATAACCATAGTATTGCCCCCCCCGATACTCTGAACAAGAGCATTCTTGAAAGATGGCTCTATCGAGAATAGCGGCGAAAAACCAATCTCATTCTCTGCCTCATCTACTAACCGGGTGCGCGCACAATAGACAGCAGGAATCTGCTCTCCCAGATCACCCAAAGCCGAAATCGCTCGGCTTAACTTATCGCACTCCCACACATCGTCCTGATCAGAAAAAGCATAAAAATCATAATTATCACCAGCCCTACTCAGCAGGGAAATGAAATTCCATGCAAAGCCTTTTCTTGGCCCCGCGAATACGTTTAACGAGGGCTCTATCAACCTCTCGGAATACTCTCCCAAGATGGACAGGGTAGAATCAGAAGACCCATCATCAGAGACAAAAATATCAGAATCCTTTACATCCTGAGCCAAAATAGAATCAATCTGACTCGATAGATAACGGCTACCATTATAAGTAGCAATCAACACAGCAACCCGCGCCATACTCAACACCCAGCCTAAATACTATATGCGTCCAACTAGAATATATTGAACTGTTAGGTAGCGCTTAAAAACACCCAATGTCAAAAAATTAATGAGTCTTGGTAAAGTGTGAGACTCAAGCTTGTGATGCACACTTTCCAACTCAAAACCAGCCCCCCGCAGCAATTCAACTGCTGTTCGCTTAGTAAAAAAGCGCAAATGCGTCTTATCTAAAATCCCTAACTCTTTGTACCGCCACTGCCCCATCAACAACGGCACCAAAACCCGGACACTTTGTACATTAGGCAGGCTCACATAAGCACGCCCACCAGGCCTCAAAAAACCAGAGATGCGCTTTAGAACAGACCATGGATCAACAAGATGCTCCAACACATCCAGCATGAGAATAGCGTCAAAGGTACGTCCATGCAGTATCTCCTCCAAATCATCTAGATTAGAGACAAAGGCCTCATCCACCCCTTGCCGCAGAGCGACTTCTATTTGGCTGCTAGCAATATCAATCCCAACCACATGCTGAGCAAGGCCATTAGATTTTAAATAAGACAATGTACCACCGGCACCGCAACCAATCTCTAAAACTTCGCCAGCCGGCTTATCAATAAAAGAGATCACATCCATACGAATATTATCGAAATAACCAAGAGGATTTTTTTCCTCATACATATCTTCAATCATAAACAATGATCCTCCATAAGCGCGAGAAACCGCTGAGCGACCGTACGAGAATCAGAAAAAGGCATAAAGGGACTCCCCATCCTAATCAACTCAAGAAGCTGACTATCTAACGAGTTACTTTGAAGCGTGTGAGCATATCCCATTTCAGAAAATCGCTCCGACGACAAACGCTCATCAAAAATCTGTATAGCCAACTTGCCAGCCAGCGAAGCCTCAAACAAAGCTGTGGAGGTAAAAGAAAGAAATATATCATATTCATCAAAAACAGCATCCAGCGACAAATCAGTCAACTCAACACCGCCATCAATATAATCACGAACCCCAGCCTCGCCAGGATGAGGCTTATACACAATATGAATACCTCCAAGTGAGAGTATAGATACCAGAGAAGACAGAAGACTCTTATAAACATCTCCTTTATCCTCATAGTACTGAGGCAACGGCTGCCCCAAAATACAGACAACCGAGCGCTGCTCACGCCATACTCGCGACTTGACATCCCCATAGAAACCAAAAACAACAGGATTCAAGGCACCAGTACGCTTCAGAATATCGACCTGACATTGGTCGTATGCAGCCATGACGTCCGCATACTTTCCATCATTGATAACGCCACCCGACTCAGAGAATAGTCCATGCTGAATACATATACTGCGAACACCCACTCTACGTGCAGCTAGAATCCATACTCTCTCTAATGGCAGTGAGTCACTCATCACCACTACCGCTTTGATTCCCCATTGACGGAGCAACCTCTCACATCGCCCTACCAGCTCCTCGAGAGCCAATTCATCTTTTGATAAGAATATTTTATAGGCTCGATAGGAAAGCCCCCAAGAACAAAAATAGCCAAAACGCCCCAAAAGTGAAAAATATAATTCCTTGCCCCCCCCTAAAACCTTTACAGACCTGTGCATATCAACCACACGAATCAGATCAGCAAATCTCCCCCCACA
The sequence above is drawn from the Pseudomonas sp. Z8(2022) genome and encodes:
- a CDS encoding class I SAM-dependent methyltransferase encodes the protein MIEDMYEEKNPLGYFDNIRMDVISFIDKPAGEVLEIGCGAGGTLSYLKSNGLAQHVVGIDIASSQIEVALRQGVDEAFVSNLDDLEEILHGRTFDAILMLDVLEHLVDPWSVLKRISGFLRPGGRAYVSLPNVQSVRVLVPLLMGQWRYKELGILDKTHLRFFTKRTAVELLRGAGFELESVHHKLESHTLPRLINFLTLGVFKRYLTVQYILVGRI
- a CDS encoding IS5 family transposase (programmed frameshift); this translates as MAKRYELPDAAWELIADLVSPEQKMGRPRSDDRLMLNGLLWILCSGAAWRDLPERFGPWSTVYQRFRDWRDDGTFDQVLERLQIRLNQEGLIDLDTWMIDSTAVRATRASSGAGKKGGPEEPVDHALGRSRGGLTTKIHMLCDANGVPLRFLLSPGQASDISNAQALLDQVRIPGKPGRPRKRCRWLLADKGYDAEHLRQYCDRYRMQPVIPLRTMKRKPKPGLPRLFDRPKYRQRNIIERMFGWLKESRRIGTRYDKLARSFAAMVTLACTLRCLRQYFSYRT
- a CDS encoding glycosyltransferase family 2 protein — its product is MARVAVLIATYNGSRYLSSQIDSILAQDVKDSDIFVSDDGSSDSTLSILGEYSERLIEPSLNVFAGPRKGFAWNFISLLSRAGDNYDFYAFSDQDDVWECDKLSRAISALGDLGEQIPAVYCARTRLVDEAENEIGFSPLFSIEPSFKNALVQSIGGGNTMVMNRAARDLLVKVPSGLNIVSHDWLAYLLVTACGGRVIYDAYPCLRYRQHGANLVGANNSFLNRLSRMRQLLAGRFKGWSDSNIEVLNYFKDEMTPLNRSVYDAFLQGREGGVMKRLVAFKKSGVFRQSSLDNLGLWLAMLFKRI